GGAGCCCTCTCGGTTCCTGCATTCGCGATGGCCGGCCTGGTGTACGCCGTCGCGAACCCCGTCAATGTGGCGTTCGCCCAGGAGCTCTACCCCCGGAACGCGAGCCTGATGAGCGGCGTGATGATGGGGATGGCGTGGGGCGTGGCGAACCTGCTGCTGATGGCCGTGGGGGCGGCAGCAGAGGCCTGGGGCGTGGAGCGCGCGCTCCAGGGCGTGTCGGTGCTCGCGGGGGGGGCCGCCGTGTTCCTGGCGTTCGTGCCGGCCCGAGCGGCCGGCGCCAGCGGGTAGCCGCACAGGGGAGGGCTCGGGCCGGCCTCAGGCGGGATTCCCGCCCGTCTCGAGCTGCTCTTCGGTGAAGAGCTCGGGTTGGCAGATGATGCTCATGTCCACGAGCTGGCGGATCACGCGGCGGGTGAGCGCCCGGCTGTCGGTGTAGAAGCCCACGTAACGCGGGTGCTTGCCCACGGCGGGCAGTTCCTCGGCCAGGAGCGTCATGTGGATGTCGCGGCTGATGTTCACGGTGATCCAGTTGTTCGCCAGGCGGCGCGCGTCGTCGGCGATGACGTGCACGTTCCGCGCCCAGGGCTCGATGGCCAGATCGGGCACCCCGATGACGTAGATGGTGCGGGCCACCGCGGCCAGCTTGTGGTAGTGGTCCAGGTGAGGCTCCAGCAGGCTCAGGCGGCGGAACACCGAGTAGAGCGTGCAGCGGCCCACGTCTGCGAAGCAGGCGTTCTCGATGCACCGGCTCATGAAGTTCAGCGTCGCTTCCGAGCTCGTGAAGTGGTACTCGCCGTTGAGCAGGTCGCCGTCGAGCCGCCCGAAGAGCGGGGCCGGGTCCCGATGATCGCGCAGTTGCTGGATGTCGAGAATCAGGTCGTGGAACGGGCTGACGGGCTCGGACACTCGCCATCACTCCTACCCAAGCGCGGCAAAGTCTAGCATTTGGGCATTTGCCTGTCAAGGTTGCTCACTCACGCCGTTTCTGGTATAAGAGGAAACAGGCCCAATGGAGTGATGGGTATGGGAATGACGATTACCGAGAAGATCATCGCCGCTCACGTGGGCAAGGACGTGGTGCGCCCCGGGGAGTTCCATTTCGTGCCGGTGGACGTGGTGATGGCGAACGACATCACGGCCCCCCTGGCCATCGAGTGCTTCGAGCGCACGGGGGCGACGCGGGTGTTCGACCCCGAGCGCATCATCCTGATCCCCGACCACTATGTGCCGAACAAGGACATCAAGGCCGCCGAGCAGGCGAAGGTCCTCCGCGCCTTCGCCCGCCAGCACAAGCTGCCCTTCTACTACGAGGTCGGCCGCGCCTGCGTGTGCCACAGCCTGGTGCCCGACGAGGGGCACTGCGTGGCGGGCGACGTGATGGTGGGGGCCGACTCGCACTCGTGCACCAACGGCGCCCTCGGCGCCTTCGCCACGGGCATGGGCTCGACCGACGTGGGCGTCATCTTCGCCCTCGGCCAGACGTGGCTCAAGGTGCCCCAGAGCCTCAAGTTCGTCTACCACGGCCAGCCGCGGAACCCGTGGGTGGGCGGCAAGGACTACATTCTCGCCACGATCGGCCGCATCGGCGTGGCGGGCGCGCTCTACTGCGCCATGGAGTTCACGGGCGAGGCCATCGAGGCCCTGCCCATGCACGGGCGCCTCACGATGTGCAACATGGCCATCGAGGCCGGCGGCAAGAGCGGCATCATCGCCTTCGACGACAAGACCGCCGCCTTCCTCGAAGGCCGCGCCCGCCGGCCCCCGCGCGTCTACGCCAGCGACCCCGACGCAGCCTACCGCGAGACGCACGAGTTCGACGTCACGAGCCTCGAGCCCCAGGTGGCCTGCCCCCACCTGCCGAGCAACGTGAAGCCCGTGAGCGAGCTGCGCCACGTGCGGATTGACCAGGCCTTCATCGGCTCGTGCACCAACGGCCGGTACGAGGACATCGCCCAGGCGGCCGCGGTGATCAAGGGACGCAAAGTGCACCGCGACGTGCGGCTCATCGTCATCCCGTCGTCGCTCGAGGGCTATCGCCGCTGCATCGCCGAGGGGCTGGACGAGGTGTTCGTGGAGGCGGGCGGCGTGTTCTCGACGCCCACGTGCGGCCCGTGCCTGGGCGGCCACATGGGCGTGCTGGCCGCGGGCGAAACCTGCGTCTCGACCACCAACCGCAACTTCGAGGGGCGCATGGGCCACCTCAAGAGCTTCGTCTACCTGGCGAATCCCGCGGTCGCCGCGGCCTCGGCCGTCCTCGGCCGCATCGGCTCGCCCGACGAACTGTGACATTCTCGATTGCCGATTTCCGATTGCCGATTGAGAAGAGCGAAGACCAATGGGCAGAGCGTTCAGGTTCGGCGATGACGTGAACACGGATGCGATCATCCCCGCTCCGTATCTCGTGACCACGGACCCCAAGGAGCTGGGCTCGCACGCGATGGAGGGCAGCGACCAGCCCGACTTTGCGAAGAGGGTGAGGCCGGGCGACGTGGTGGTGGCGGGCGAGAACTTCGGCTGCGGCTCGTCGCGCGAGCACGCCCCGGTCGCCCTCACGGGCGCGGGCGTGGCGTGCGTCGTCGCCAAGAGCTTCGCCCGCATCTTCTTCCGCAACGCCATCAACATCGGCCTCCCGCTGCTCGAGTGCCCCGAGGCGGCCGAAGCCATCGCCGCCGGCGACGAGGTGGAGGCCGACCTCGCGAGCGGCATCATCCGCGACCTCA
This sequence is a window from Planctomycetota bacterium. Protein-coding genes within it:
- a CDS encoding 3-isopropylmalate dehydratase large subunit, whose product is MGMTITEKIIAAHVGKDVVRPGEFHFVPVDVVMANDITAPLAIECFERTGATRVFDPERIILIPDHYVPNKDIKAAEQAKVLRAFARQHKLPFYYEVGRACVCHSLVPDEGHCVAGDVMVGADSHSCTNGALGAFATGMGSTDVGVIFALGQTWLKVPQSLKFVYHGQPRNPWVGGKDYILATIGRIGVAGALYCAMEFTGEAIEALPMHGRLTMCNMAIEAGGKSGIIAFDDKTAAFLEGRARRPPRVYASDPDAAYRETHEFDVTSLEPQVACPHLPSNVKPVSELRHVRIDQAFIGSCTNGRYEDIAQAAAVIKGRKVHRDVRLIVIPSSLEGYRRCIAEGLDEVFVEAGGVFSTPTCGPCLGGHMGVLAAGETCVSTTNRNFEGRMGHLKSFVYLANPAVAAASAVLGRIGSPDEL
- a CDS encoding 3-isopropylmalate dehydratase small subunit, with product MGRAFRFGDDVNTDAIIPAPYLVTTDPKELGSHAMEGSDQPDFAKRVRPGDVVVAGENFGCGSSREHAPVALTGAGVACVVAKSFARIFFRNAINIGLPLLECPEAAEAIAAGDEVEADLASGIIRDLTTGRTFRAEPMPDFMRAIFDAGGLVEFAKRRLRSK